Proteins encoded within one genomic window of Thermococcus celer Vu 13 = JCM 8558:
- a CDS encoding HAD family hydrolase gives MWVVFDVDGVLIDVSGSYDQAVKLTVEYLLRLFGIEREVKPEWVRELRRKGSFGDDFKVSEALILFSLAGDVEELVEEFPAGGTIDWVRERFGFEVHDGSIERVFNTFYLGMEYGGRIFDFPGLWRRERPIVKRELLEEASKRFKLGVVTGRSSLEMELAERVIGFHFEKAATRELYLKPDPRALRELVNGEPGVYVGDTLNDELFIENYRRKYGEFDFVMVGREVGDVNEFLERILEG, from the coding sequence GTGTGGGTAGTCTTTGACGTCGACGGCGTTCTCATAGACGTGAGCGGGAGCTACGACCAGGCGGTAAAGCTCACCGTCGAGTACCTCCTGAGGCTGTTCGGAATCGAAAGGGAGGTAAAGCCCGAATGGGTCAGGGAGCTAAGGAGAAAGGGCTCCTTCGGGGACGACTTCAAGGTCAGCGAAGCCTTAATACTGTTCTCCCTCGCGGGGGACGTGGAGGAACTCGTGGAGGAGTTCCCGGCGGGGGGGACGATAGACTGGGTTCGGGAGAGGTTCGGCTTCGAGGTTCACGACGGGAGCATCGAGAGGGTCTTCAACACCTTCTACCTCGGGATGGAATACGGTGGGAGGATCTTCGACTTTCCGGGGCTGTGGAGGCGGGAGAGGCCCATCGTTAAAAGGGAACTCCTCGAGGAGGCGTCGAAGCGCTTCAAACTCGGGGTGGTCACTGGGAGGAGTTCCCTCGAGATGGAACTCGCCGAGAGGGTAATCGGTTTCCACTTCGAGAAGGCCGCCACGCGGGAGCTCTACCTGAAGCCCGACCCGCGAGCGCTCCGGGAGCTCGTGAATGGCGAGCCGGGGGTTTACGTGGGCGACACCCTCAACGACGAGCTCTTCATCGAGAACTACAGGAGAAAGTACGGGGAGTTCGATTTCGTGATGGTCGGACGGGAAGTTGGGGACGTTAACGAGTTCCTTGAAAGGATACTGGAGGGATAG
- the proC gene encoding pyrroline-5-carboxylate reductase, protein MGTRIAVVGAGTIGGAIAVALKEAGHEVVATRRNVEKASWLKEKGVTVTRDNRKAAGEADVVFLAVKPGKVGAVLGEIADVVEGKLVISVVAGVSLKELKRLASAKFVRAMPNIAILARESFTAYSTDDLDGDEVELVERLLRTFGACVRVEEEHMDAITGLSGSGPAYVTVFLEAMVYGGLRVGLPRDVAKLAALQTLLGTAKLLMETEAHPAEVREWVITPEGTTIDGVFELEEGKIRTAVMKAVDAATKKSRILSKKV, encoded by the coding sequence ATAGGAACGAGGATAGCCGTTGTAGGTGCCGGAACGATTGGAGGGGCCATCGCGGTCGCGCTGAAGGAGGCGGGGCACGAGGTGGTGGCGACGAGGAGGAACGTGGAGAAGGCCTCGTGGCTGAAGGAGAAGGGAGTAACCGTTACCCGGGACAACAGGAAGGCCGCAGGGGAAGCGGACGTCGTCTTCCTCGCGGTCAAGCCCGGCAAGGTCGGGGCCGTCCTCGGGGAGATAGCGGACGTCGTCGAGGGCAAGCTCGTGATATCGGTTGTCGCGGGCGTATCGCTGAAGGAACTCAAGAGGCTCGCCAGCGCGAAGTTCGTCAGGGCCATGCCCAACATAGCCATCCTCGCCCGCGAGTCCTTCACGGCCTACTCCACCGACGACCTCGATGGGGATGAGGTGGAACTCGTCGAAAGGCTTTTGAGGACGTTCGGGGCGTGCGTAAGGGTCGAAGAGGAGCACATGGATGCAATAACCGGACTGAGCGGCTCCGGACCGGCTTACGTCACGGTCTTCCTCGAGGCGATGGTGTACGGCGGCCTGAGGGTGGGCCTGCCGAGGGACGTGGCGAAGCTCGCCGCGCTCCAGACCCTGCTCGGGACGGCCAAACTGCTCATGGAGACGGAGGCCCATCCCGCGGAGGTCAGGGAGTGGGTCATAACACCAGAGGGAACGACAATAGACGGCGTCTTCGAGCTCGAGGAGGGGAAGATACGGACGGCGGTGATGAAGGCCGTCGACGCCGCTACCAAGAAGTCGAGGATACTCTCAAAGAAGGTATGA
- the cas2 gene encoding CRISPR-associated endonuclease Cas2: protein MYVIVVYDVDVKRVARVHRFLRTHLHWRQNSVFEGEVTRSQLYEIKQTLAELIDGDDSVLIYELPRENFNLHVIGTDRNPTGEII from the coding sequence ATGTACGTGATAGTCGTCTACGACGTCGACGTTAAGCGGGTCGCGAGGGTTCACCGCTTCCTTAGAACGCACCTCCACTGGCGCCAGAACAGCGTCTTCGAGGGTGAGGTAACGAGGAGCCAGCTCTACGAGATAAAACAGACCCTGGCGGAACTCATCGACGGCGACGACTCGGTCCTAATCTACGAACTTCCGCGGGAGAACTTCAACCTGCACGTGATCGGAACCGACAGGAACCCAACGGGGGAGATAATTTGA
- the cas1b gene encoding type I-B CRISPR-associated endonuclease Cas1b has translation MKKPYYITRMGVLERRGNTLFFENEEMRKAIPINSTSEVHCFRPVTLTSGAIKLLSEKNVPVHFYNKYGYYRGSYMPIEGQVSGTVVIKQAEHYLNPGKRMYIAKQFVEGIKASMVALLRAHKTDYGAISEVEVEGYTPAELMGVESTLWKEFYGLFASLLKHFEFRERNRNPPRDEVNALISLGNSVLYTVALSEIRKTYLHPAISFLHEPLERRYSLSLDLADVFKPVTVFRVILRLVNRGQIREEHFRDDVGVMLTDEGLRLFISELNSEFSRKVLHPRFRRNVSIRYLMRLEGYSLVRHFLGDSTYRSLRAWW, from the coding sequence GTGAAGAAGCCGTATTACATCACCCGGATGGGGGTTCTCGAGAGGAGGGGGAACACCCTCTTCTTCGAGAACGAGGAGATGAGGAAGGCCATACCCATCAACTCGACGAGCGAGGTGCACTGCTTCAGGCCGGTTACCCTGACGAGCGGGGCGATAAAGCTCCTCTCCGAGAAGAACGTTCCGGTCCACTTCTACAACAAGTACGGCTACTACCGCGGCTCCTACATGCCGATCGAGGGGCAGGTGAGCGGGACGGTTGTGATAAAGCAGGCCGAGCACTACCTCAACCCCGGGAAGAGGATGTACATAGCCAAACAGTTCGTGGAGGGGATAAAGGCATCGATGGTGGCGCTGCTCAGGGCCCACAAAACCGACTACGGGGCGATCTCGGAGGTCGAGGTTGAGGGCTACACTCCAGCGGAGCTCATGGGTGTCGAGAGCACCCTATGGAAGGAGTTCTACGGCCTCTTCGCGTCCCTGCTGAAGCACTTCGAGTTCAGGGAGAGGAACAGGAACCCGCCGAGGGACGAGGTGAACGCGCTCATCAGCCTCGGAAACTCGGTCCTCTACACCGTGGCCCTCTCGGAGATACGGAAGACCTACCTCCACCCCGCCATAAGCTTCCTCCACGAGCCCCTCGAGCGGCGCTACTCCCTCTCCCTCGACCTCGCGGACGTCTTCAAGCCGGTTACGGTCTTCCGCGTGATCCTCCGCCTTGTGAACAGGGGGCAGATCCGGGAGGAGCACTTCAGGGACGACGTTGGCGTGATGCTCACCGACGAGGGCCTGAGGCTCTTCATCTCGGAACTCAACTCCGAGTTTTCCCGAAAGGTTCTCCACCCCCGATTCAGGAGGAACGTCTCCATCCGCTACCTGATGCGCCTTGAGGGGTACTCCCTCGTCAGGCACTTCCTGGGGGACTCCACCTACAGGTCGCTGAGGGCGTGGTGGTAA
- a CDS encoding TIGR01177 family methyltransferase codes for MLYVEILGNLPEMARDEVRAMLELAGGEIVSRDYLLLGVNAGEEALPFLDRLGLSHEYGKLVIEADSVEELLEKARGVEWPIGGTFKVDTETMANCRHNVLDLPRKLGAVIHSKGFRVNLSRPDTLVRVYCGERLHAGVRLRFFDPKDFERRKAHHRPFFRPISLHPRISRALVNLTKARRELLDPMMGAGGILIEAGLLGLRVYGVDIRPEMVEGAGMNLRHYGITNYELRQGDATGLAGLFHKRFEAVATDPPYGTSATLAGRKRDELYRDVLGSIHDVLEPGGRLAIAFPADFDGEEEAERVGFKPVGRYYQRVHKSLERYFYVFER; via the coding sequence ATGCTCTACGTGGAGATACTCGGGAACCTCCCGGAGATGGCGCGGGACGAGGTAAGGGCGATGCTCGAGCTCGCCGGCGGGGAGATAGTCAGCCGGGACTACCTCCTTCTCGGGGTTAACGCCGGCGAGGAGGCCCTCCCCTTTCTGGACAGGCTCGGCCTCTCCCACGAGTACGGGAAGCTCGTGATCGAAGCCGATTCCGTGGAGGAGCTCCTCGAGAAGGCGAGAGGGGTGGAGTGGCCCATTGGGGGAACCTTCAAGGTGGACACCGAGACGATGGCCAACTGCAGGCACAACGTCCTCGACCTTCCGCGGAAGCTCGGGGCGGTTATCCACTCGAAGGGCTTTCGGGTTAACCTCTCAAGGCCGGACACCCTCGTGAGGGTCTACTGCGGCGAGAGGCTCCACGCCGGGGTAAGGCTCCGCTTCTTCGATCCCAAGGACTTTGAGAGGAGGAAGGCCCACCACAGGCCCTTCTTCCGGCCGATTTCACTCCACCCGAGGATCTCCCGCGCTCTGGTGAACCTGACTAAGGCCAGGCGCGAGCTCCTCGACCCCATGATGGGGGCAGGTGGGATACTCATCGAGGCCGGCCTCCTCGGGTTGAGGGTCTACGGCGTTGACATAAGGCCCGAGATGGTCGAGGGGGCAGGGATGAACCTGAGGCACTACGGAATAACGAACTACGAGCTTAGACAGGGGGACGCCACGGGACTGGCGGGGCTCTTCCATAAACGGTTCGAGGCCGTCGCGACCGACCCGCCCTACGGCACATCCGCGACCTTGGCCGGAAGGAAGAGGGACGAGCTGTATCGCGACGTTCTCGGGAGCATCCACGACGTTCTCGAGCCCGGCGGCAGGCTGGCGATAGCCTTTCCGGCCGACTTCGACGGGGAAGAAGAGGCGGAGAGGGTTGGTTTTAAACCCGTAGGCAGGTACTACCAGCGGGTCCACAAGAGCCTTGAGAGGTACTTCTACGTTTTCGAGCGATGA